From one Lycium ferocissimum isolate CSIRO_LF1 chromosome 5, AGI_CSIRO_Lferr_CH_V1, whole genome shotgun sequence genomic stretch:
- the LOC132056069 gene encoding malate synthase, glyoxysomal, which translates to MVSFETFLQPNNPVQRKSSVKMGYDVPEGVDIRGRYDPEFSKILTRDALQFVADLQREFRNHIKYAMECRKEAKKRYNNGGLPGFDPTTKYIRDGEWVCAPVPQAVADRRVEITGPVERKMVINALNSGAKVFMADFEDALSPNWENLMRGHINLRDAVNGTITFHDQTRNKVYKLNDQIAKLFVRPRGWHLPEAHIFIDGEPATGCLVDFGLYFFHNYANFRKTQGQGFGPFFYLPKMEHSREARIWNSVFERAEKWAGIEKGSIRATVLIETLPAVFQMNEILYELRDHSVGLNCGRWDYIFSYVKTFQAHPDRLLPDRVLVGMGQHFMRSYSDLLIHTCHKRGVHAMGGMAAQIPIRDDAAANEAALELVRKDKLREVKAGHDGTWAAHPGLIPACMEVFSSNMTNAPNQIHSMKRQDASVLVEEDLLQRPRGVRTMEGLRLNTRVGIQYLAAWLTGAGSVPLYNLMEDAATAEISRVQNWQWLKYGVELDGDGLGVKVNLDLFGRVVEEEMARIEREVGKEKFKKGMYKEACKLFTRQCTAPVLDDFLTLDAYNNIVMHRPIGSSRL; encoded by the exons atggttAGCTTTGAGACATTCCTTCAACCCAATAACCCTGTTCAAAGAAAGAGTAGTGTAAAGATGGGTTATGATGTGCCTGAAGGAGTTGATATTAGGGGAAGATATGATCCTGAATTTTCCAAGATTCTCACTAGGGATGCTTTGCAGTTTGTAGCTGATTTGCAAAGGGAATTCAGGAACCACATTAAGTATGCTATGGAGTGTAGGAAAGAGGCTAAGAAGAGGTATAATAATGGAGGGTTGCCGGGTTTTGATCCGACAACCAAATATATTAGGGATGGTGAGTGGGTGTGTGCTCCTGTTCCGCAGGCGGTGGCTGATCGGAGGGTGGAGATTACTGGTCCAGTTGAGAGGAAGATGGTCATCAATGCCCTTAATTCTGGAGCCAAGGTTTTCATG GCAGACTTTGAAGATGCACTGTCACCAAACTGGGAAAATCTAATGAGAGGCCATATAAATTTGAGGGATGCAGTGAATGGAACAATAACATTCCATGATCAAACCAGAAACAAAGTGTATAAACTGAATGATCAGATAGCTAAGCTATTTGTGCGTCCAAGAGGGTGGCATTTGCCAGAAGCTCACATCTTCATTGATGGTGAGCCTGCCACTGGTTGCCTTGTCGACTTCGGTCTCTACTTTTTCCACAACTATGCCAACTTCCGCAAGACCCAAGGACAAGGCTTTGGACCCTTTTTCTACCTTCCCAAAATGGAACATTCTAG GGAAGCTAGAATATGGAACAGTGTGTTTGAGAGGGCGGAGAAATGGGCTGGAATTGAGAAAGGAAGCATTAGGGCCACTGTCCTAATTGAAACACTTCCAGCGGTGTttcaaatgaatgaaattttgtatgaacTGAGGGACCATTCTGTTGGCCTCAACTGTGGTAGATGGGATTACATCTTCAGCTATGTCAAGACTTTCCAAGCTCACCCTGATCGCCTACTCCCCGATAGGGTTCTAGTTGGCATGGGTCAGCACTTTATGAGGAGTTACTCTGACTTGCTCATCCACACTTGTCATAAGCGCGGCGTCCATGCTATGGGAGGCATG GCAGCTCAGATTCCTATCAGAGATGATGCGGCAGCTAATGAGGCAGCATTGGAACTTGTAAGGAAGGATAAGCTGAGAGAAGTGAAGGCAGGGCATGATGGAACATGGGCAGCTCACCCTGGCCTAATCCCAGCCTGCATGGAAGTCTTCAGCAGCAACATGACCAATGCACCTAACCAAATCCATTCCATGAAGCGCCAAGATGCATCGGTCCTAGTTGAAGAAGACCTGCTGCAGAGGCCGAGAGGTGTCCGAACGATGGAGGGTCTCCGGCTGAACACCCGAGTGGGAATCCAGTACTTAGCAGCCTGGCTGACTGGGGCTGGTTCTGTCCCACTTTACAATCTCATGGAAGACGCCGCAACAGCTGAGATTAGTAGAGTCCAGAACTGGCAGTGGCTGAAATATGGAGTGGAATTGGATGGAGATGGACTTGGGGTGAAGGTGAACTTGGACCTGTTTGGAAGAGTGGTTGAAGAAGAAATGGCTAGGATTGAGAGAGAAGTGGGAAAggagaaattcaagaaaggaatGTACAAGGAGGCATGCAAGTTATTCACAAGGCAATGCACTGCACCAGTCTTGGATGACTTTCTGACTCTTGATGCCTACAATAACATTGTCATGCATCGTCCTATTGGATCATCCCGGCTCTAA